The following are encoded in a window of Phaseolus vulgaris cultivar G19833 chromosome 3, P. vulgaris v2.0, whole genome shotgun sequence genomic DNA:
- the LOC137805842 gene encoding acyl carrier protein 1, chloroplastic-like — protein MASITATSFSIASFNPTKTLVPGCRISNPSSVFISFKGRTFAPITLQGRAPRFLTCAAKAETVEKVCDIVKKQLALPDTSVVTGESMFSALGADSLDTVEIVMGLEEEFGISVEEESAQSINTVQDAADMIDKLLQTKIA, from the exons atggctTCCATCACTGCAACCTCTTTCTCCATCGCCTCATTCAACCCAACAAAAACACTG GTACCTGGTTGCAGGATCTCTAACCCGAGTTCAGTTTTCATTTCTTTCAAGGGGAGAACTTTTGCACCCATTACTTTGCAGGGTAGAGCACCTCGCTTCCTAACATGTGCA GCGAAAGCGGAAACTGTGGAGAAGGTTTGTGACATAGTGAAGAAACAACTGGCATTACCAGATACATCTGTTGTGACTGGAGAGTCCATGTTTTCTGCACTTGGAGCAGATTCTCTTGACACG GTGGAGATTGTGATGGGACTGGAGGAGGAATTTGGTATCAGTGTGGAAGAAGAAAGCGCCCAGAGCATTAACACCGTTCAAGACGCAGCAGATATGATCGATAAGCTTCTTCAAACCAAGATTGCTTAA